The genomic stretch GCAGGAGAATCGAGGTTAAGAATTGAATTAGCCCAGATGACATATGATTTCAAAGAAAAAATTTATATATTCCAAAAATCAGCCGCTTCTTGGGGAAAAGTAGAAAGAACTTTTTGAAAAGCTTCTTCATCTATATGTCTCTTTAAAGCAATACAGCATTTTTGTGATGGTCGAGGTACAATGTCGTGTGTGTGAGTAAATCAGATTAAACAAGAACAACCATTGCCTAAAGCCTACTCCATAGACCTCAGACAGAAAATTGTTGATGCCTATGACCGGGGGGATATCTCCCAACGTGGTCTCGCCAAGCAGTTCGGTGTCGCTACTAGTTTTGTCCAAAAACTCCTCAAACAACGACGTGATACTGGGTCTATCCGTCCACAATTTCGTCGGGGGCAGATTCCCCCTAAACTCAATGAAGAACACCGAAAGGTTCTGGCCGCTTTGGTGAAAGCCAACAATGATGCGACTCTGGCCCAACTATGTGCACAACTAGAAGCCGAGATTGGCATCCGGGTAAGCATCACCACCATGCATAAGACATTGAAGCAGATGAATTTTAGCCTTAAAAAAAACCTTTTATCCTGACGTCAAGGCGACAGACAGAGTGCAACAGGCCAGAGTCGAGTTTTGGGAGAAAGTAAGGCAGATTTTGGCCCAAGACCTGATATTCATCGATGAATCAGGCATTAATCTCGCAATGAGAACAACAAGAGCAAGGGCAGAGAAGGGGAAGCGGGCCTACAGTAGTAAGCCAAGCAAAAAAGGAAAAAATGTCTCACTGGTAGGAGCATTGGGCTTGCAGGGGATAATCGCCCACAGCAGCTTAATCGGAGCGACAGATAGGGTAACTTTTGAGGCGTTCATTTACCAGAAATTGGTGCCGCAGTTATGGGCAGGGGCCTGTGTGATGATGGATAACTGTTCGATTCATCTGGGAGAGATGGTGAGAGAGTCCATTGAGGCAGTGGGAGCAAAACTTATCTACTTACCGCCCTACTCACCAGATTTTTCTCCCATTGAGAACTGTTGGTCAAAGGTCAAAAACATCATGAAGCGCAGAACAGTGGGCAGCTATGAGGAGCTATCAGAGGCGATTGATGAAGGATTTGCAAGGGTGACACCTGAAGATATCAGAGGGTGGTTCACCCATTGCTGTTACTGTACCTCAGAAGAATAGAAAACGCTGTAGCTACATCTCTAATGGCTGTATCAGGAGAAAAATTATGTTCGCCGCGCAATGATTTCACTTCTTTGATCATCTCTGCATAGTCCCCAAAAGGTCTTCTGGGTTCATTGATATTCCAGTCAGCTATAAAAAGAGCCCTCAAGCAGACAGGTAAAATATTAGCAAAAGCGATAGTATTTTCTAGGGAAAGTCTGCGACGAAATACTTGAAACACTCCTTGGGTCATCGTATAGCTTACGTGTGTGCTCCACAATCCTGCTGTGTTACGAGCATCCACTAGATATTCATAAAAATCATCGGAAGCACGTTGATATTCTGCGGGCACTGGCATAATATTTTCTTTGCGCTTTACAATATTTTCCATAATTGTAGCTGACTCTAATTATAAGTCTTATGGATTCAATGATAATATTTCTGCTCTAGCCACATTTTAACTTCCTGTTCAGATCCAAAATTCATATTCTGATTAGAAACTGGGTCATAAACTTCA from [Synechococcus] sp. NIES-970 encodes the following:
- a CDS encoding transposase, with the protein product MPKAYSIDLRQKIVDAYDRGDISQRGLAKQFGVATSFVQKLLKQRRDTGSIRPQFRRGQIPPKLNEEHRKVLAALVKANNDATLAQLCAQLEAEIGIRVSITTMHKTLKQMNFSLKKNLLS
- a CDS encoding transposase, giving the protein MQQARVEFWEKVRQILAQDLIFIDESGINLAMRTTRARAEKGKRAYSSKPSKKGKNVSLVGALGLQGIIAHSSLIGATDRVTFEAFIYQKLVPQLWAGACVMMDNCSIHLGEMVRESIEAVGAKLIYLPPYSPDFSPIENCWSKVKNIMKRRTVGSYEELSEAIDEGFARVTPEDIRGWFTHCCYCTSEE